Proteins from one Besnoitia besnoiti strain Bb-Ger1 chromosome XIII, whole genome shotgun sequence genomic window:
- a CDS encoding RNB family domain-containing protein (encoded by transcript BESB_030570) produces the protein MAGSRSPSLPSLEAPGVSRATSPSGEASSFLPVPGAQEKSPSQRPSPRHRPHLPVAPAAPAVLVYNPERGILERRAHSAWEAKHASLPVPARRRISDSRLHSARGVSASMVPPDADIVSRVVSAAPSAANSPRRRHTDETATPGHAAARAQEPKYRVTVAGRPTSSLPANGYGSPPHGPPHVAPDATLSSSPPSPPDVSAYNGYQPRARLPQLACDPGHSPHVPQPFDDSPPFPAAFLPPTPTGAPHAWRPPDAGGTRVSPPPFPISPQKLARAEQERAERLRGAAPGPAEDGRTLACPFCRRQIPFEVLHKFVRGHAQLYFQEHACGAPPPAAYDLRSDSLPGRLPPPAGSGISRGATWHSGPEPYGSATELLDAFRRRQGKVWGPVPPSFFTSPYNTQYWFFV, from the exons aTGGCGggttcgcgctcgccgtcgctgccttcgctggaGGCTCcgggcgtctcgcgggcGACTTCGCCCAGCGGGGAGGCGTCGAGCTTCTTGCCAGTCCCTGGCGCGCAAGAGAAGtcgccctcgcagcgcccttcgccgcggcaccGTCCTCACCTGCCGGTCGCtcccgcagcgcccgcggtTCTGGTCTACAACCCCGAGCGCGGCATCTTGGAGCGACGCGCCCACAGCGCGTGGGAGGCGAAGCACGCTTCGCTGCCtgtgccggcgcgccggcgaatCAGCGACTCGAGGCTGcacagcgcccgcggcgtctccgcctcaaTGGTGCCGCCGGATGCCGAcatcgtctcgcgcgtcgtctccgccgccccaaGCGCCGCGAACTCGCCCAGGCGGAGGCACACCGACGAAACGGCGACGCCAGGtcacgctgcagcgcgcgcgcaggagccAAAGTACCGCGTCACAGTG GCAGGACGGCCGAcgtcgtctctgccggcGAACGGCTACGGCTCGCCCCCGCACGGACCACCCCACGTCGCACCAGACGCGACGCTGTCCTCGTCACCGCCCTCTCCTCCAGATGTTTCTGCGTACAACGGCTaccagcctcgcgcgaggctcccGCAGCTCGCCTGCGACCCTGGGCACAGTCCCCACGTGCCGCAGCCGTTCGACGACTCGCCGCCCTTccccgcggccttcctcccGCCCACGCCGACCGGCGCGCCCCATGCGTGGCGACCCCCGGACGCAGGAGGGACTCGCGTGAGTCCGCCGCCGTTCCCGATCTCTCCGCAGaaactcgcgcgcgccgagcaggagcgcgcggagcgcctccgcggcgcagctccagGGCCCGCTGAGGACGGCAGGACGCTCGCCTGTCCCTTCTGTCGTCGGCAAATCCCCTTCGAAGTCCTTCACAAGTTCGTCCGTGGCCATGCGCAGCTCTACTTCCAAG AACATGCGTGCGGAGCCCCGCCTCCAGCCGCGTACGACTTGCGGAGCGACAGCCTCCCCGGTCGGTTGCCACCGCCAGCGGGAAGCGGCatttcgcgcggcgcgacctgGCACAGCGGCCCAGAGCCCTACGGGTCGGCGACCGAGCTGCTGGACGCGTTCCGAAGGCGACAGGGCAAGGTATGGGGTCCCGTACCGCCTTCCTTCTTCACCTCGCCGTACAACACGCAGTACTGGTTTTTCGTGtga